From a single Candidatus Krumholzibacteriia bacterium genomic region:
- a CDS encoding MBOAT family protein — translation MIFSSIEFFVFLALVLSALAMLPREGRRRDLLLFASYVFYGWWDWRFCLLILGSTVVDYLVGRALGRSREPNRRRLLLGTSLLANLGVLAFFKYANFFLDSLRPPFEAAGVEFGSLQVILPVGISFFTFQTMSYTIDVYRGRLAAASSFRDFALFVSFFPQLVAGPIVRGSDFLPQLDREHPARWSNVVEGAGIFFLGFVKKVLFADTLALYVDPVFADPSRWSAMTCWLALIAYAGQIYYDFSGYSQMAIGVGRMLGFELPRNFAHPYRSTSITEFWRRWHISLSGWLRDYLYISLGGNRRGELRTYVNLSITMLLGGLWHGANWTFVVWGGLHGGALALHKLWMRFVTPHVPPQLARGLWPLSWVTTFVFVLITWVFFRAPDFSAAWTYLGQLAGGPGIEWYRVEALTVIAIGALIHVAVVLRDDRDLELDLRRPEWAAVAVAGAFLVLYFAPFGVNPFIYFQF, via the coding sequence TTGATCTTCTCGTCGATCGAGTTCTTCGTCTTCCTGGCGCTGGTCCTCTCGGCGCTCGCCATGCTCCCGCGTGAAGGCCGGAGGCGGGATCTGCTGCTGTTCGCCTCTTACGTCTTCTACGGTTGGTGGGACTGGCGTTTCTGCCTGCTGATCCTCGGCTCGACAGTGGTCGACTACCTCGTCGGCCGGGCGCTCGGACGCTCCCGAGAACCGAACCGGCGACGCCTCCTTCTCGGAACCAGCCTCCTCGCCAATCTCGGCGTCCTCGCTTTCTTCAAGTACGCCAACTTCTTCCTCGACAGCCTCCGCCCTCCATTCGAGGCGGCGGGAGTCGAATTCGGGTCGCTCCAGGTGATCCTGCCGGTCGGGATCTCGTTCTTCACCTTCCAGACCATGAGCTACACGATCGACGTCTACCGTGGTCGTCTGGCCGCGGCGTCGAGTTTCCGGGACTTCGCTCTCTTCGTCTCGTTCTTCCCACAATTGGTGGCCGGCCCGATCGTTCGGGGTTCTGATTTCCTCCCTCAGTTGGACCGCGAGCACCCCGCGCGGTGGTCGAACGTCGTCGAGGGAGCGGGCATCTTCTTCCTTGGCTTCGTGAAGAAGGTCTTGTTCGCCGACACCCTGGCCCTGTACGTCGACCCGGTGTTCGCAGACCCCTCGCGCTGGTCGGCGATGACCTGTTGGCTGGCCCTGATCGCGTACGCGGGGCAGATCTACTACGACTTCTCGGGCTACTCGCAGATGGCCATCGGCGTGGGACGCATGCTCGGCTTCGAACTGCCCAGGAACTTCGCCCATCCCTACCGCAGCACGAGCATCACGGAGTTCTGGAGGCGCTGGCACATCTCGCTGTCGGGGTGGCTCCGTGACTACCTGTACATCTCGCTCGGGGGCAACCGCCGTGGCGAGCTGCGCACCTACGTGAACCTGTCGATCACGATGCTCCTCGGTGGCCTGTGGCACGGTGCGAACTGGACCTTCGTCGTCTGGGGTGGACTCCACGGTGGCGCACTCGCGCTTCACAAGCTCTGGATGCGGTTCGTCACCCCGCATGTGCCGCCGCAATTGGCCCGCGGTCTGTGGCCCCTGTCATGGGTGACGACCTTCGTGTTCGTCCTGATCACCTGGGTATTCTTCCGCGCACCCGACTTCTCGGCGGCCTGGACCTACCTCGGGCAACTCGCCGGAGGTCCCGGGATCGAATGGTACCGGGTCGAGGCGTTGACGGTGATCGCGATCGGTGCGCTGATCCACGTCGCGGTGGTCCTGCGCGACGACCGTGACCTCGAGCTCGACCTGCGGCGCCCGGAATGGGCAGCCGTGGCGGTCGCCGGAGCGTTCCTGGTACTCTACTTCGCACCGTTCGGGGTGAACCCCTTCATCTACTTCCAGTTCTGA
- a CDS encoding TIGR02206 family membrane protein, whose amino-acid sequence MPPAEPFQPHGPSHLWTLAVIAAVTVALPLLVRRFDHSRPVAITLGSILVAQQAVETWLRVEAGWTSAMSLLPFHLCTVTIYLTAFVLFTRNQHAHEVAYFWATGGTLQALVTPDVYFDFPHPAFLSFFAGHGTVIVAIAYATFVFGLRPRLRSIPRAMGVTAAYAAVMFLLNLALDTNFLYLMAKPGQPSILDWLGPWPWYLFGLAGVALASMVVWTLPFVVADRWPRGQRR is encoded by the coding sequence ATGCCTCCCGCCGAACCCTTCCAGCCCCACGGCCCCTCGCACCTCTGGACCCTGGCCGTGATCGCCGCGGTCACCGTCGCGCTGCCACTGCTCGTGCGCCGGTTCGACCACTCGCGTCCCGTCGCCATCACTCTCGGCAGCATCCTCGTCGCCCAGCAGGCGGTCGAGACCTGGCTCCGCGTCGAGGCCGGCTGGACCTCGGCGATGTCGCTGCTGCCCTTCCACCTGTGCACGGTGACCATCTATCTCACCGCGTTCGTCCTGTTCACGCGCAACCAGCACGCCCACGAGGTCGCCTACTTCTGGGCGACGGGCGGGACCCTCCAGGCACTGGTCACGCCCGACGTCTACTTCGACTTCCCGCACCCGGCCTTCCTATCGTTCTTCGCCGGACACGGCACGGTGATCGTCGCCATCGCGTACGCGACCTTCGTCTTCGGCCTGCGTCCGCGATTGCGGTCGATCCCGCGGGCGATGGGCGTCACCGCTGCCTACGCCGCCGTGATGTTCCTGCTGAACCTCGCCCTCGACACCAACTTCCTCTACCTGATGGCCAAACCCGGGCAACCCTCGATCCTCGACTGGCTCGGCCCCTGGCCGTGGTACCTGTTCGGCCTGGCCGGCGTCGCGCTGGCGTCGATGGTGGTGTGGACCCTGCCCTTCGTGGTCGCCGACCGGTGGCCACGGGGCCAGCGCCGCTGA